DNA sequence from the Alosa alosa isolate M-15738 ecotype Scorff River chromosome 2, AALO_Geno_1.1, whole genome shotgun sequence genome:
TATGCTCACACATTCTATTTTTACCCCTCGctcgctctcactctcctcaTATCACCCCTTTATTCCTATTCCTCCTCctctaacacactctctcactctcacatatTCTACAGCTCACTCTaccctgtgctgctgctgccctgCTGCCCTGCTGCCCTGCTGCCCTGCTGCCCCCCGCCTGCCATAGAATAAGAACAGGGAAATATATATATCAGTGCTGTGCCACTTTAGATAAAAGCCTTtgctgaaatgaatgaatgcaaatcTAATTATGTTAACTGTGTAGCCATGAAACCGAATTACTTGGGAGGAAAAAAACAATTGACTAAAATGGTTAAAGCCAGTTGAGTTGTTAAGAGGGACCAACAAATAGCCTGACACTACAGACACATTTGTAGGTTGTAAATGCCAAGCTGAGATATTGGTCCAAAGCATTTCATCAGGTTTGCAGGCAACTGCAAAAGCAAATCATTTCTTACctttttataattttataaaaGGTGAATTTACTCCACAGGTGAAACTACATATCAAGCCCATGGGGACGGACAGGAAGTTCTCAAAAGGGCGACTCCCGATACAGGATCGTCCAGACAtctatttttacatttctgtTCTTTGCAAGGTGAGGCTATAATTAGTAGCTGCTTAACCGGCAACTCCAGATGAAGCCAGACCTCTGTCCACCAAGCAAGTTTTTTCCCTCCCCTTTCTTGGTTGAGATGACCTTGTAGTTTGCAATAACACAGCCCAACTCAGCTGCCTTAAACTGGTGGATTATTTaagacttttatttatttatttgacagtGCATTTTCTGAGAAAGACCCGTGCTGAAGGGCTGTGACGAGGGTGATGTAGAGCAGCACGTGAAGGGTGTTTCAAACAACATTAATCTGAAATGTCACCGCTAAACTAATGAAAAAGGGTGAGCGTGGGGGTGGTGGGCTTAATATCTGATGTtgcaacttgtgtgtgtgtgtgtgtgtgtgtctctgacatTATTGCCGGTGAAGGTATTTCAAAGCCTTTCCACATCAAAATCACTCCCTGCCCTGCTGCTAAGCCTATGAACACACAGGCGAGTAGGAGGTTGAAGaggtgtgggggtgggagtCCTTTCACGACATTCACAGATCGCCTTCACTAATACAGTCATTTAGCCCCATGAAACAGCCCACGGGTCACCGCTGCTTATCTGCTGTTCATTATCATCTAAGCAGCCCCGGCGCCTGGCCCGCATTACTTAGCCCTTTCATTGTTTGCGTTTTAACCTCTATTGTCATATTGTTACATGCCCTCCCGTGTGTCAGAGCGAGCTGCGGGAGGTTGCCGAGAGACAGTGGGGCAGACAGCGAGGCTTGTAAAGGCCGACAGCGTCAGTTTGACCCTCGCCGATTCCAGGCTATTTATGCACGGCTAATTGCGGAGCTTCTAACCACAGCTAATGGCTTGAGTCAGTCACGATTCCTGTTGCAGTGACATCATGACAGACTGGCAAGGCTAGTTGGCTTGAGTAGGCCAAATCATCAAGGCTGATAGTTTATTTGTGGGTGCTTTCTATCTTAGCCAGGGCTTTTGGAGGTCAAGCTCCTCTGGGAATGatcaagacacctgccaagagCTGTGACTCAGATGCTTCCAAGGAAGAAACCGACTGGACTTCAAACTCATCTCTCAAGACTGGCCTGGACTCATCACAATTGACTGAACAAGTTCAATAACCATCAGGATAAAAAAACATCCTTGAATCAACAGGATGAGGGTAAAATAAATTGGAGGGTGGCTCTGCTTGCTTTGAGAATTTACCTTTATGGCTTTATGGCAGCATAAAATGTGATTACTTGGCGTTTCCACTTGGTAAGTATTTAATGGCTCACTAAAACAATGCTGTTTAGTAAGACAGTAGCCGgaggctagcctagaaatctagacgcgcccctagcggcagcaaattacatttttgctgccagggctagtctagcaacccgttggcttgtgagctccagaaatcgaaacttaatcaggcctttgaaatcgtgtatagagtcgtttggtgggcttaacataatgattgatggcagagttgcaacggtttggcttgaattccctgctacctgaaaacaaatatcctattgcgtccagagggaatttgaaagacaactgattatcccgcccctaggactgagcactgcgaacggtgagtgcccagaccctacattttaatgtgggtttggctcgccaggctagccGGAGGCAGTTTTTAGCCCTAACTGCCGTCACATTTAGCTAAATGCGTGACCTACCAAGCGTGTTCCTCTCGCATGTTTAACACCCCTTTCGATAAAGTCCATGGTGGAAAGTCCTAGTGAACCCAAGCTTGAAAGACTGGCCAATTTAGCCACTTTTAACACGCTTATATATGCAAAATTATGCGTTCTCTCCAAGTGCATACTTATTCTTTCAAACATGCCACGCGAGCGCTAAACAGAGCCGCATGATTTGTTGGCTGTGAAGGAAGCGAAGAACTACAGAAGCACAGGCAGTTCAGGGTGACAAATGGATGATTGGTATGGATAGGTCTCGGTTCTGGCTGGGGCCAAGGATCTATTGCAAACCTGCTGTGTTAGCATTGTGCTCACTGTGCATTTGCTTGCCAGGTATGAGGAAGAGAGCCCATCATACTTATAGCACCAAGACCATTACAAGCAAACATGATGCCTTTGAGCTTCACCTAGTCTTCTGGTGGCTTCGGccattattatttttcaaattTGTTACCGGGACAGTACCACTGAGAACTGGCTGATCTAGTCTTTACAGTCATACCCAGCAAGGAACCAGGGGGGAATACAAGAGCTATTTGccaccaaaaaaaacaaaaacagtcccAGCCTAGAGAACACTGCAAGCAGTCACAGAGGCACACTCTATGCAtgtgcacgtgtgcacacacacacactgaaggccCTGCTAACATGAACATGTTCTGTCAAACAACTCTCGAAATCTGCAATAAACAGAACAAGGGTGGAGACAGGATGGCAATGAGTTGACCCTTCAAGCCCCAGCAAAGAGAGGAAACGCCGAAGCGTCCACCAAAACACGTTTGCACGGGACTTGCATCAGACCATAAATGGCTGACGTTTTTGTATTCTAGTGCCCTGCACGCACCTCCAGAGGTGGCCGAGGGAAAACTGATGGGAAACAGGCTCTTGGGCGGATGCCCCCGCTGGGCCTTGCTCCCacacgcgcacactcacacacactcagtcagggaGAGCTTTAGCCGCTTGCGCCCTGCTAAGAGGATGCCCAGGCTTTAGAGTGAAAGACCTGGGACGCCTGTCCGTACTCTCccaattcagtttgtgtggtgGGTGTAATGTTTGTGTTGATCAAATCTCACTTGACAGCTTCAGAGCTTTTGAACTACATGGAAAGATGACCAGTTTTGCCTTGTTCGGAGATATTTCCtcagggaaaaaaagacggCAAGAAAGCAAAATTGTTTAGGCGGCCGTTAGGTTGCCCGCAAAGCTTGCCAGAATAAAGCCTACCTATGGGATATACCCAGAGGAACAAACTCCAGCAGATTTCTCTAGTCCAGTGCAGAGCAAAAAGCAAGAAAGATGATGCAGctcaacacaatacaacactTTGTTTAACAAGGTGCAGCATGCAACCATGGCAAAAACAAGACATACTGtgtgtttaggctatgtgtgtggctgtgtttgtgtgtgtggctgtgtgtggctgtgcgtATGGATTTACAGGTCTCTTTAAAAgctagagtaggcctactagcCCTTTTGGTGGAGACGCTTAACCATGGCATGTAATGGTGACCCTGGGTACATGTAGGCAGCACAATAGCTGCTTTTCTCATGCTAAATACATAaacagagacaggagaggagaggcagcaaGCCTGGAGAGAGAAGAGCCTTTAATATCTGCTTCGGTCCTAATCAAGGGCTTACTCAGCCTCGACGCTCAATCACAAGACCATTCCACCAGCTCTAAATTCTACCCTGTTTGTTATATAGGCTCTCTTAAATGAGGCTCTGTGCTggcagctcagtgtgtgtgtgtgtgtgtatgaaagaaaatgaatgtgtaggTTGTGTGCGTCATACTTGTGTATGCCCGAGTGCGCACGTGAGCGAGTAGGCCATCTTGCCAACAGACTTAATCAGAGACAGCAGTTTTTTTCACACATAAGTTCAGATATTCTTGGTCGTGACTCCACTCTGGTCTCGGGAAAGCTCCAGTAGCACCACCATTCTTTGCTCACATTATATCCAACAAGACACACAAGCTACTGCAACCAGCTGGCCTGTACACTACTGTGGGCCTAATCTTCACTGACATTCAGCTACTCACACCAAATGCCAATTGTGTGTTCACAACAAGATGAATTAAAGTCAGATGCCTTCCTATGTGCCCACTTACCAGGAACATACGTCCTGGAAACTGCCTGGAATCACCATCATTATTACTAAAAGAAAAATAGGACCAATGCCTAAAACAGAAAGGTCAAACTACAGCCATATTGAGCCTCACCTGTTGTTAACCATTAGGCCATGTTTGCTTTGACAGAATGGAACAACTGACCTCTAGTTACAGCTGGTCTCCTTATCATACGTAAAGCCAAGCTAGGTCTTCAGAAAAAATCACTCACTGTCCCccacattaaataaataaaaacattgctGTTCAGAAAAACCCAGTGACAGCTTTCCAAATGAGAAGCAGCTTTAGATGGTTACTTCAGGCTACCCAAGATCATCACACAAACAGCCTGATTAAATTGGAAACAGCAGGACTGGCTTTTCTTTTTGAAAAATGTTTGTTCTACCAAGACCTTGTAGCagatcataacacacacagtcaaaacaCTAATTCAGCCAACAGACTTGACACTGCTGTGAATAACAAATTTCCACTTATCCCATGACGTGATCTACCTTGTACACCCCATACACAACACTTCAACTGTGTTCACTCAATCTTACATaaaaagcagcagcagcagcagcgacaGAAGCCAGAATAAGAAACAGCAATGCGGGCAAGTGCTAAAAAGCCAGCCCTATGCAAAACAAACGGCAGCCTCAGTTGGATGCACGTGATGCGCCAGGCTAGATCACACAAGGCAGAAGCTCGCTATACCATACAGAACAAGCTAATGATGTAGGTGCCCGGCAGGAAGCTGTGTGAACATCAGATCCTCTGGCAGCGCTCGCTCACGTTTTTTCCTCAACCGGGGTTCCATGAACAGCCCAACCCCCTCCCCCGCACTGCTGTCACGCTCGCCATGCGTGATCAATAAAATAAGCACACGGGCATTTTGCCTCTCCAGACAATACCGCCAGCTTAATGAATAGGAAGATGTGACAGACGCAATACCGCATCATCCTTAACCACCCACTTGCGAAATTatgaatgaaacaaaaaaaataaaaaaattaggCCAGCTATATGGCTCCAGCGAATGTATTCCCCCAATTTTTTCCTTCCCAGAAATGcttatccatctctctccctctcactgcccatctctctctacctctctctcttccccgtggaacacactgtaaaagcatcTGGGGCCTGCCGTAAGATGGGGCACTTGATTCTTTCTTACATTTTTATGAGTGCGAAAGCTCCGTTAGTGGGGCCAATGGTGTTCCCAGCGttaccacccccaccctcctcttGTGCTCCCTGCTTGCAGTACACATgatttcatcatcatcacaccaCAGCCAGACAGGCACTGACAAGCAAATTAGATTTAGCAAAATCAACATTGCAGTCGACGTGTGTCAACCGAAATAACATGCTGTTCCCTGTAGTACATACTCCTACTTGGGCAAAGACAAGGAGGGTGTAAGAGTGAAGAGAAGGATGGGAGGGCAGGCTTAAGGCCTCTCACCTGAAAGGGGAAGATGTTCTCACTCCGGCTTACGCTCTCGTCGATCCAGGACTTTGGATTGAAGCCAGGGCTGGCGCGGGAGTACTTCTGCGAGGGCACGACGTGGTTGTTGGGAAACGTCTTCTTCAGAGGTGAGATGGAGTTGAGGGGAGGCATACCGCCGTTCAGGCCCCTGCGGTAGTCCCGGCTCTGGGAGCCCCCCCAGCCCCCGTAACCCCCGCCGGGACTCCAGGACGTGGAGGAGGGCGAGGGTGAGGGGCTCTGGTAGCTGCCCCATGGAGACGGGGGCTTGCTCAGGTTGTTAGACAGATGCGGCAGCTGGCTGAAGGCGGCCGCCGCGCTCCGGTGGGGGAAGGGCGGCGGCGGGTGCGGACTGGCCGGGGAGCGGCGGTGCTGCTGGGGGTGCGCCTGGCTATGCGGGTGCTGGAAGTGGGGGTGCGGGGGGTGGTGCTGCGAGATGGGGCCGATCTGGGGCGAGAAGTTGCCCCCGAAGCCCGGGCTCACGTGGTGTGAGAAGTTCTGGAACAGCAGCGGCCCACTGTTGGCTGAGGCAGCCGGGTTGAAGAAGCTGATGTCCTCGTTGATGATGGTGGAAGCTGGGGTCTGGGGAATAGCAGCAGACCAGTTGTTGAAGCTggtcagggaggaggaggaagaactgGACTGGGCAGCCGTGCCCAGTCCTGGGGCCTCTTGGTAGTCAAAGGCCGTCAGCACAGGAGATTCGAGACGCAGCTTCTCCTTGCCATTGCTAACGTCCGAGGGGCTACCTTCACCCTTGCCCTCCTCAGATCGAGCCTTGTCCATTTCTGATATGATCCCGCTTTCTTGAGGGGCTGGGGACAACTGcgactgctgctgttgctgtttctCTTGTGTTTCTTGAATTTCCTGTTGCTGCACTTTGGTCTTCTCAGATCCAAGAATTTCATCTTGCATGCTGCTGTGGGCATTGGTGGCGGGGAACAGCCAGGGGGACCCACTACTGTTGCCATTCCCTGCAGTGTTACTGCTCGTGAAGGTGGCAGGGCTTGGAGAGGTGTTTTGGTGGTGATGAGGAGGCTGGAGATGTGGGTGTATTCTTACTGGGAAAGCAGACTTGTTACCAGTGTTGTTTTGCACTAGGACTCCAAACCCGTAATCCCCCATTTATCTGGTGCAGTTCTCTTATCCCCCACGCAATATTCGATCCCGTCGCCTTTAGGTCCTAGACtggagaaaaaaacaatgtcatttGATGTTCATTTCAGCGTCTCAATCAAACCACATTATCTGTAACTTATCTAAATAGCTGTGGCTATAGCAATGATGTGGCGACTTCTGTCATAATGGAATAGGTTTGCAGACCCTTTAAGCGTGAACATAATTAGTTACGTGTAGTCAGAAACAAAGACAGTTGGTTCGTCTTCACAACTGGTAGCTGACTCGATTACATTCTGACTCGTTCGTTAGCTCTCTAATTATAGCCTCGTGACGTTCCCACAGAATACGCCTGGCTAGTTCTAGCTGGCAAAGCTAATATAGGCAACCCCCGGCAACCATATCCGACAGTGGCGACTGACCGGCTACCTACCTACCCAGCAGACCCTGATTTTGGTAACCTTTTATAAAGCAATACAACCATGCACGTCCCTCCCACACTCTATGGTTTTAGCGATCAAACCCAAAGCAGAATAATGCGACATCCTCCCTTCAAAAAATGCCTTCCTTTTTTTCGGCAAAGGCttgctagctggctagttagcaagctaacattagctagctaacgttaacattaccaTGTAACGTCAGCTAGTCACCCTTTAAATGCAGAAAGACGACGACGTTTAGTCAGTCTTTTCATTATTCGAGCGAACTACATATAGGTTTTTTCATATATTTCCACAACAATTCATAAAATGCAGTCAAAGAGATGGCTTATGTTAACGTTACATATTAAAAGAGGATACAGTGACcaggaaaaaataaaatcactttTCACCTTTTAAGGGCTAACGTTACCCTTGATCCAAGCGTTGGTTGACGATATCTGTTCCAGCTTGACCACACTTATATACGACGAGGCCGATATGGATGATATGCTTTTATGGTTTTAGTAGCTAGCGACCTAGCTGTGTAAGATGAGTTAGCTGTAATGTTAATAGAATTTGTAACGTTAGCTTCCCAGCGTTTTCTCTCTCCTGACGTGTCCTGCCTTCTCAATGACACAGCCCTCTTTCACTGGCAGTCGCTAATCATAAATTTGATCAGAAGAACATTAGCTACGTCATTTaattcaataaaaaaataaaactagaCAAGAAACTAGTTCCTTGGAGTAGGCTTATCCGATGGTTTCATCGTTTTAGTATAACACTGcagcttcttttctttttaccagCTGACAGAGCTGTGTTCCTTCGCCTCTGCCGTCCTTCTCTTCACAGAAATCTACCGTATCGAAATGACAGGGAGAGCAGTCTCGAGATACTTCCGGTTACAGTCCTGCCTCCTTTACGTAAACCCTCCCTCGAATGGTTGAAAAAGTTAACCCGTCCCATGCCAGTTGGTGTTGTGGCGTTTGATTGGTCTGTACATGGGCAGCCTACCTCATTTTTTGCTCATTTAGATGCAAACGCCCTCTAAGGTCATCCTAACACCACCCCCTTTTTGCAGATATATCCGCCTGATGAGGTCTGATGCTCAGGATAAGAGAATTGGCCTGAATATTTCGTGTAGCCTACTGGGGCTATAATCAAATGCATCAACATTCACTAGCAGGTAGACCACGAAAGGACATATCGAGTGTGATCATTTTAAGCACTGTTACAGCTAAAAGCATAGCAGGTAGCTTATTAGATGGaaattgttctttttttcattgcATAATCTTATTCTTAGGCTACTGTCaccaccatttttttttggtgtttAACAGTTTGTGTCATGAAAGGCCAGCTGATTCTACTGGTCCATAAGGACATTTCTTGATTCAAAggttgtaggctatatttcatgCCTTGATGTCACTGATGTAGCCTAGCTTCTGTGTCTCTTCTTGAGCATTAGAATTAAggctggaaaaaaacaaaatgaactaATAAAAAAAAGGGTCATCTGGCTGATAAGTGGCACCTGCTTGCTCTTCTCTGTCCATGTAGAGTGAGTGCAAGGAATCAATCTCATTAGCCTGATGGCTGCAAATTGGGGAGTCAGAAAGGGGATGGGTGGGCAAGGGTGGGGGCAGGGGTTGGGGGTTGTTTTAGGGAACAGCTGGGCACACAGACACTGATATCATTAATCCAACCAGCAGCAGCTAATCTTACACTCTAATAGAGGTTCAATGCTGTTGCTATCACATCCTCTAAAACAATCATCATCAGTGGCTAATGTGATAGTGTATCTGAAAATCTGTCTGTCAGCCAGTGGTCATGGCTGTATACTGTTGCACATTTTACAGAATGATCAGAATTATTTTACAGAAGTTTGTGATGAAACAggtatatgcatgcatgtgtgtgtgtgtgtgtgttagagatgtACACAACAATAAACAACTCAATTACATTAATATCGTATTATTAGAATTATATATGACATTATTAGGCCACCCAATTTCTGTACTGAAGTAACACTACATTATTAGAACAGTCACTTTCCAAATTATACTGTATGCTATTTCTTAAAAGCGCCACATTTACCCATTAATTCACAGCCTAGAAGACATGTTAGAGCAATTCATTGCAATCAATTGCTTGCATGTTGCCaattaatgttttcattgacTGTTCTTCAACCTCAGTTGTCCAATTTACTTTCCACGTCAGCAAACATGGCCATAGGAATAATGTGATCATTGACCTTGAGGTATGGGAGAAAGTCAACGGTAATACACTGACGAAGGCCATCAGGCCGAAACGTTTGTCAATTAACCCCTGTGCTAAAATGGATTAAAAGCAAGAAAAGAGTTTTGGAGTGCGaccatttgttattttttatgaGTTCCCTGGATTACGCACCCACAAAGAAACAAGAGAAGAATCGGGAGAGCGCGGTGTTGGCCAAGAAAAGAAAGTCAACGGGAAACATGATATatcctttctcttcttcttttcttattctttctatctctcagaGACCTAAAATATGTGtgcacattgacacacacatgcacacgcacacattggctacacacagatgtacatggacacacacacactttgtgaatATGCTGGATTTTTTAGAGAATGCATGTATTTGTGGGGCATTTGCCCTTGCAGTTCCCATTCTTTCCTCACAGCATAGAGTTGGAAAGACTATGAATAAAACATTGAATCCATTAAAAAATTAATCAGCCCCTCCTAAGGCATAATTATGGTGCCATTTCTCCTAGAGAGTGAAGAAATAGTATGTAACAAAGCCACATTGTGTTGAGTAACACAGTCCTGTTGTGTGCCATGAAATATTTAAGCTTTACACTCAGTGAGACAAAGCACCCAAGGTTGATGCATGCAACGAGGCCTGTCTCTGTTAGCAACCACCACACTGATACTGTCAGCATAAATGCACTGGCAGAACAGCAAAGATGGCGGATctcagcagtcacacacacacacacacacacaccaaaaaggcGCATTGAAAAATGCCGACCATGAAATCTAAATGACCAAAATCCTCCTTCACCAGCACCGGAACAGATTGctccattttcttttcttttcttcttgttTTTGATTTGGTATATTATGGCCGACGGCCATTATTTACCACTCATCTTGTGTTATCTAgtgttatatttttttaaagg
Encoded proteins:
- the cpeb4b gene encoding cytoplasmic polyadenylation element-binding protein 4b isoform X1, producing MGDYGFGVLVQNNTGNKSAFPVRIHPHLQPPHHHQNTSPSPATFTSSNTAGNGNSSGSPWLFPATNAHSSMQDEILGSEKTKVQQQEIQETQEKQQQQQSQLSPAPQESGIISEMDKARSEEGKGEGSPSDVSNGKEKLRLESPVLTAFDYQEAPGLGTAAQSSSSSSSLTSFNNWSAAIPQTPASTIINEDISFFNPAASANSGPLLFQNFSHHVSPGFGGNFSPQIGPISQHHPPHPHFQHPHSQAHPQQHRRSPASPHPPPPFPHRSAAAAFSQLPHLSNNLSKPPSPWGSYQSPSPSPSSTSWSPGGGYGGWGGSQSRDYRRGLNGGMPPLNSISPLKKTFPNNHVVPSQKYSRASPGFNPKSWIDESVSRSENIFPFQERTRSFDGFNMHSLESSLIDIMRAEQDTLKGRLGFTHPAGDSPLPINARNYGRRRGHSSLFPMEDGFGEDERGEQSLPGLGSPHCFPHQNGERVERYSRKVFVGGLPPDIDEDEITASFRRFGHLFVDWPHKAESKSYFPPKGYAFLLFQDESSVQALIDACIEEDGKLYLCVSSPTIKDKPVQIRPWNLNDSDFVMDGSQPLDPRKTIFVGGVPRPLRAVELAMIMDRLYGGVCYAGIDTDPELKYPKGAGRVAFSNQQSYIAAISARFVQLQHGEIDKRVEVKPYVLDDQLCDECQGTRCGGKFAPFFCANVTCLQYYCEYCWAAIHSRAGREFHKPLVKEGGDRPRHISFRWN
- the cpeb4b gene encoding cytoplasmic polyadenylation element-binding protein 4b isoform X2 — its product is MGDYGFGVLVQNNTGNKSAFPVRIHPHLQPPHHHQNTSPSPATFTSSNTAGNGNSSGSPWLFPATNAHSSMQDEILGSEKTKVQQQEIQETQEKQQQQQSQLSPAPQESGIISEMDKARSEEGKGEGSPSDVSNGKEKLRLESPVLTAFDYQEAPGLGTAAQSSSSSSSLTSFNNWSAAIPQTPASTIINEDISFFNPAASANSGPLLFQNFSHHVSPGFGGNFSPQIGPISQHHPPHPHFQHPHSQAHPQQHRRSPASPHPPPPFPHRSAAAAFSQLPHLSNNLSKPPSPWGSYQSPSPSPSSTSWSPGGGYGGWGGSQSRDYRRGLNGGMPPLNSISPLKKTFPNNHVVPSQKYSRASPGFNPKSWIDESVSRSENIFPFQERTRSFDGFNMHSLESSLIDIMRAEQDTLKGRLGFTHPAGDSPLPINGHSSLFPMEDGFGEDERGEQSLPGLGSPHCFPHQNGERVERYSRKVFVGGLPPDIDEDEITASFRRFGHLFVDWPHKAESKSYFPPKGYAFLLFQDESSVQALIDACIEEDGKLYLCVSSPTIKDKPVQIRPWNLNDSDFVMDGSQPLDPRKTIFVGGVPRPLRAVELAMIMDRLYGGVCYAGIDTDPELKYPKGAGRVAFSNQQSYIAAISARFVQLQHGEIDKRVEVKPYVLDDQLCDECQGTRCGGKFAPFFCANVTCLQYYCEYCWAAIHSRAGREFHKPLVKEGGDRPRHISFRWN